One Streptomyces sp. NBC_00102 DNA segment encodes these proteins:
- a CDS encoding GntR family transcriptional regulator, producing MTFAPTPIPSRTQFVLEAIKHAILTAQLQPGQALVETELAARFGVSKTPVREALKTLAGTGLVVMSQYKGATVRLVDAEMAREIYDVRLLLEPEALRRTISCGASLGAAQEALERADSAADKADRSLANRDFHRALYLPCGNPLLGRMLDEVRDQAALVSTVAWAADPSWEREAAEHREILRLALGADAAGAAAALHDHIASFVRRAFPDGPDGSAGTADATQGGQA from the coding sequence ATGACTTTTGCGCCCACCCCGATCCCGTCCAGGACGCAGTTCGTGCTGGAGGCGATCAAGCACGCGATCCTGACGGCCCAGTTGCAGCCGGGGCAGGCTCTCGTGGAGACCGAACTCGCCGCACGGTTCGGGGTGTCGAAGACACCGGTGCGCGAGGCGCTGAAGACCCTCGCCGGCACGGGGCTCGTGGTCATGAGCCAGTACAAGGGCGCCACCGTCCGGCTGGTGGACGCGGAGATGGCACGCGAGATCTACGACGTACGGCTGCTCCTCGAACCGGAGGCGCTGCGCCGCACGATCTCCTGCGGAGCGTCCCTGGGCGCGGCCCAAGAGGCCCTGGAACGGGCCGACTCGGCGGCCGACAAGGCCGACAGGTCGCTGGCCAACCGGGACTTCCACCGCGCCCTCTACCTGCCGTGCGGCAACCCGCTGCTGGGCCGGATGCTCGACGAGGTCCGCGACCAGGCCGCGCTCGTCTCCACCGTCGCCTGGGCTGCCGACCCGTCCTGGGAGCGCGAGGCGGCCGAGCACCGGGAGATCCTGCGGCTCGCGCTCGGCGCGGACGCGGCGGGTGCGGCGGCGGCCCTCCACGACCACATCGCGTCGTTCGTGCGCCGCGCCTTCCCCGACGGTCCCGACGGATCGGCCGGCACCGCCGACGCCACCCAGGGCGGCCAGGCGTGA
- a CDS encoding carbohydrate ABC transporter permease: MAQAAAVAKPPKVPRRRSANPRKLPYLLIAPAGLLMVGFIAYPVLSVFYYSLQNYNVTKPWRNGFAGIDNYTKIFTDDDQFWSTLGFSAQWVVTQVSLQLVLGLALALIVNQSFVGRGISRAMVFSPWAVSGVLTSTIWILLYNSSTGFSRYLADAGIGDYGTSVLSDTGTVFWAATVSELWRGVPFFAILILADLQSVSKELYEAASVDGAGRVRQFFHITLPHLRDAIILSTLLRAVWEFNNVDLLYTLTGGGPAGVTTTLPLYVANTGIEGHDFGYASALTTVAFVILLFCSIIYLRLSKFGGDHK, from the coding sequence ATGGCACAAGCCGCCGCCGTGGCCAAACCGCCCAAGGTGCCCAGGCGCCGTTCGGCGAACCCCCGCAAGCTGCCCTATCTGCTGATCGCGCCCGCCGGTCTGCTGATGGTGGGGTTCATCGCTTATCCGGTCCTCAGCGTCTTCTACTACAGCCTGCAGAACTACAACGTCACCAAGCCCTGGCGGAACGGCTTCGCCGGCATCGACAACTACACCAAGATCTTCACCGACGACGACCAGTTCTGGTCCACCCTCGGCTTCAGCGCCCAGTGGGTCGTCACCCAGGTCAGCCTCCAGCTCGTGCTGGGCCTCGCCCTGGCGCTGATCGTCAACCAGTCCTTCGTCGGCCGCGGCATCTCCCGCGCGATGGTCTTCTCGCCCTGGGCCGTCTCCGGCGTACTGACCAGCACCATCTGGATCCTGCTCTACAACTCCTCGACAGGATTCAGCCGTTACCTCGCGGACGCCGGGATCGGCGACTACGGCACCTCGGTCCTCTCCGACACCGGAACCGTCTTCTGGGCCGCCACCGTCTCCGAACTCTGGCGCGGTGTCCCCTTCTTCGCCATCCTCATCCTCGCCGACCTCCAGTCCGTCTCCAAGGAGCTGTACGAGGCGGCCTCGGTGGACGGCGCGGGACGGGTCCGGCAGTTCTTCCACATCACCCTGCCCCACCTGCGGGACGCGATCATCCTCTCCACACTGCTCCGCGCGGTCTGGGAGTTCAACAACGTGGACCTGCTGTACACCCTCACCGGCGGCGGGCCGGCGGGCGTGACCACCACACTCCCGCTCTACGTGGCCAACACCGGTATCGAAGGACACGACTTCGGCTACGCGTCCGCACTCACCACCGTCGCCTTCGTGATCCTGCTCTTCTGCTCGATCATTTATCTGCGCCTGAGCAAGTTCGGAGGCGACCACAAGTGA
- a CDS encoding Gfo/Idh/MocA family protein, with product MTTPLPIVLAGARGHGRWHLANIERLQRQGVVRLAGICELNRLTEAELGAFAGQHVQQSSDFGALLDSTGARAAVICTPIPTHTDLALTAARRGVHLLLEKPPAATFADFTRMSDGVREAGTACQIGFQSFGSHAVPVIRELVADGAIGTLRGIGAAGAWVREEAYFRRAPWAGRRRLGGTDVVDGVLTNPLAHAVATSLELAEKGTAADVADIETELFRAHDIEADDTSSLRVTTTGGLTVTVCVTLCAERAAEPYVVVHGERGRITFWYKQDRVLLQRAGHGPEETVHGRTDLLENLAAHLADGTPLLVPPHRTGAFMRVVEAVRTGPEPTALPADAWYSEPAGQGPRRVVKGIDAVVDAGADSLALFSELGAPWARSREVSAS from the coding sequence ATGACCACCCCCCTCCCGATCGTCCTGGCAGGCGCCAGGGGCCACGGCCGCTGGCACCTCGCCAACATCGAACGCCTCCAGCGCCAGGGCGTCGTCCGGCTCGCCGGAATCTGCGAGCTCAACCGCCTGACCGAGGCCGAACTCGGCGCGTTCGCCGGTCAGCACGTCCAGCAGTCCTCCGACTTCGGAGCGCTCCTCGACTCCACCGGCGCCCGCGCGGCCGTGATCTGCACCCCGATCCCGACCCACACCGACCTCGCCCTGACCGCGGCCCGGCGCGGCGTCCACCTCCTCCTGGAGAAGCCCCCGGCCGCCACCTTCGCCGACTTCACCCGGATGAGCGACGGCGTACGGGAGGCGGGCACCGCCTGCCAGATCGGCTTCCAGTCCTTCGGCTCGCACGCCGTGCCCGTCATCCGCGAACTCGTCGCCGACGGCGCCATCGGCACGCTCCGGGGAATCGGCGCGGCCGGCGCCTGGGTGCGCGAGGAGGCCTACTTCCGGCGCGCGCCCTGGGCCGGGCGCCGCCGGCTCGGCGGCACGGACGTGGTCGACGGGGTCCTCACCAACCCGCTCGCGCACGCCGTCGCCACCTCCCTCGAACTCGCGGAGAAGGGCACCGCCGCGGACGTCGCCGACATCGAGACCGAGCTCTTCCGGGCCCACGACATCGAGGCCGACGACACCAGCAGCCTCCGCGTCACCACCACCGGCGGCCTGACCGTCACGGTCTGCGTCACGCTCTGCGCCGAACGCGCCGCCGAACCGTACGTCGTCGTCCACGGCGAGCGGGGCCGGATCACCTTCTGGTACAAGCAGGACCGGGTCCTCCTCCAGCGCGCCGGACACGGCCCCGAGGAGACCGTGCACGGCCGCACCGACCTGCTGGAGAACCTCGCCGCCCACCTCGCCGACGGCACCCCCCTCCTGGTCCCCCCGCACCGCACCGGCGCCTTCATGCGGGTGGTCGAGGCGGTACGCACCGGGCCCGAGCCCACCGCACTGCCCGCCGACGCCTGGTACAGCGAACCCGCCGGCCAGGGGCCCCGGCGCGTGGTCAAG
- a CDS encoding 5-dehydro-4-deoxyglucarate dehydratase, with protein MTSAPLAARLTAVAGPLFFPVTAYGPDGDVDLVAFRRHVRAGIDAGAAAVFACCGTGEFHALTPAEFGRVVAAAVEETAGQVPVVAGAGYGTALAVEYAKLAEAAGADGLLAMPPYLVVADQPGLLAHYTALAAATRLETIVYQRDNAVFTPGTVVALARTPGIIGLKDGLGDLDLMQRIVSAVRTELPGGDFLYFNGLPTAELTGLAYRGIGVTLYSSAVFAFAPDIALAFYRALESGDDGLADALLDRFYRPLVELRSKGRGYAVSLVKAAVRLQGLDVGEVRTPLTEPPAAHVKELAQIIDDGRALLAERAVGGGA; from the coding sequence GTGACCTCAGCCCCCCTCGCCGCCCGGCTCACCGCAGTCGCCGGGCCGCTCTTCTTCCCCGTCACCGCGTACGGACCGGACGGGGACGTGGACCTCGTCGCGTTCCGCCGCCACGTGCGGGCCGGCATCGACGCCGGTGCGGCGGCGGTCTTCGCCTGCTGCGGCACGGGTGAGTTCCACGCGCTGACGCCCGCCGAGTTCGGCCGTGTCGTCGCCGCGGCCGTCGAGGAGACCGCCGGACAGGTGCCCGTCGTCGCCGGAGCCGGATACGGCACCGCGCTGGCGGTGGAGTACGCCAAGCTCGCCGAGGCGGCCGGCGCGGACGGACTCCTCGCCATGCCCCCGTACCTCGTCGTCGCCGACCAGCCGGGACTGCTCGCGCACTACACCGCGCTCGCCGCGGCGACCCGCCTGGAGACGATCGTCTACCAGCGCGACAACGCCGTCTTCACCCCCGGGACCGTCGTCGCCCTCGCCCGCACGCCCGGCATCATCGGCCTCAAGGACGGCCTCGGCGACCTGGACCTGATGCAGCGCATCGTCAGCGCCGTACGCACCGAACTGCCCGGCGGCGACTTCCTGTACTTCAACGGGCTGCCCACCGCCGAGCTCACCGGACTCGCCTACCGCGGCATCGGCGTCACGCTCTACTCCTCCGCCGTCTTCGCCTTCGCCCCCGACATCGCGCTCGCCTTCTACCGCGCGCTCGAATCCGGCGACGACGGACTGGCCGACGCCCTGCTGGACCGCTTCTACCGGCCGCTGGTCGAACTGCGCTCCAAGGGGCGCGGCTACGCCGTCTCGCTGGTCAAGGCCGCCGTACGGCTCCAGGGGCTGGACGTGGGCGAGGTGCGCACCCCGCTCACCGAACCGCCCGCCGCGCACGTCAAGGAACTGGCGCAGATCATCGACGACGGCCGCGCCCTGCTGGCCGAGCGCGCCGTGGGGGGCGGCGCGTGA
- a CDS encoding carbohydrate ABC transporter permease, which yields MTAALAEKTGTLPPAAADVPPPARNRRGGRERSYDDVPRWQIYVPLGIYLLFTLIPFYWMFLFAVRPAGSTSLVPWPMTGEHFEKVWTERSFAVFFQNSMIVGVATLIATTLVALAGGYALARFDFKIKGAFMLALLCSQFIPGALMLVPLFEIFKNLQMINSLGSVVIAETVFQLPLSIILISGFIKNVPVTLEEAAWVDGCSRFRAFCAVVLPLLRPGLIAVGSFAFVHSWNHFLFALMFLSEQDKQTIPVGLNTLIGADSVDLGALAAGGVIAAVPVVIVFAFIQKWLITGFSAGAVKG from the coding sequence GTGACTGCCGCACTCGCCGAGAAGACCGGCACCCTCCCGCCCGCGGCCGCCGACGTGCCGCCCCCGGCCCGCAACCGCCGCGGTGGCCGCGAGCGTTCGTACGACGACGTACCGCGCTGGCAGATATACGTCCCCCTCGGCATCTACCTGCTCTTCACCCTCATCCCGTTCTACTGGATGTTCCTCTTCGCCGTCCGCCCGGCGGGCTCCACCTCGCTGGTGCCCTGGCCGATGACCGGTGAGCACTTCGAGAAGGTCTGGACGGAACGCAGCTTCGCCGTCTTCTTCCAGAACAGCATGATCGTGGGTGTGGCCACCCTGATCGCCACCACCCTGGTCGCGCTGGCCGGCGGATACGCCCTGGCCCGCTTCGACTTCAAGATCAAGGGCGCCTTCATGCTGGCCCTGCTCTGCTCGCAGTTCATCCCGGGCGCGCTGATGCTCGTACCGCTCTTCGAGATCTTCAAGAACCTCCAGATGATCAACTCGCTGGGCAGCGTGGTCATCGCGGAGACCGTCTTCCAGCTCCCCCTGTCGATCATCCTCATCAGCGGGTTCATCAAGAACGTGCCCGTCACGCTGGAGGAAGCCGCCTGGGTCGACGGATGTTCGCGCTTCCGCGCCTTCTGCGCCGTCGTACTCCCGCTGCTGCGGCCCGGGTTGATCGCGGTCGGCTCCTTCGCCTTCGTGCACAGCTGGAACCACTTCCTGTTCGCCCTGATGTTCCTCAGCGAACAGGACAAGCAGACGATCCCGGTCGGCCTGAACACCCTCATCGGCGCGGACAGCGTTGACCTGGGCGCGCTGGCCGCGGGCGGAGTCATCGCCGCGGTCCCCGTGGTGATCGTCTTCGCCTTCATCCAGAAGTGGCTGATCACCGGCTTCAGCGCCGGTGCGGTGAAGGGCTGA
- a CDS encoding dihydrodipicolinate synthase family protein: MDLIPLKAALADVVAIPVTPFAEDGTIDKDTHRALLRRLLDGGVRIVTPNGNTGEFYALTPKERRAVTELTIDEVRGRATVLVGVGHDMPTAVAAAEHARDSGAELVMVHQPVHPYVSQDGWVDYHRAIAEAVPELGVVPYIRNPQLAGEKLTELADHCPNVIGVKYAVPDAARFGAFARDAGLERFVWIAGLAELYAPSYFATGATGFTSGLVNVAPAVSLSMLEALRAGDYIAAMKVWERIRRFEELRADRQSANNVTVVKEALAVLGLCRRDVRAPSRVLPEAQRAEVADEIAGWSV; encoded by the coding sequence ATGGACCTCATCCCGCTCAAGGCGGCCCTCGCCGACGTCGTGGCGATCCCCGTGACCCCGTTCGCGGAAGACGGGACGATCGACAAGGACACCCACCGGGCGCTGCTGCGGCGGCTCCTCGACGGTGGCGTCCGCATCGTCACGCCCAACGGCAACACCGGGGAGTTCTACGCGCTCACCCCGAAGGAGCGGCGGGCCGTCACCGAGCTGACCATCGACGAGGTGAGAGGCCGGGCCACCGTCCTGGTGGGGGTCGGGCACGACATGCCCACCGCGGTCGCCGCCGCCGAGCACGCCCGGGACTCCGGCGCCGAACTGGTCATGGTGCACCAGCCGGTCCACCCGTACGTCTCCCAGGACGGCTGGGTCGACTACCACCGCGCGATCGCCGAGGCCGTTCCGGAGCTCGGGGTCGTCCCGTACATCCGCAACCCGCAGCTCGCCGGTGAGAAGCTCACCGAGCTCGCCGACCACTGTCCGAACGTGATCGGCGTCAAATACGCGGTCCCGGACGCCGCCCGCTTCGGCGCCTTCGCCCGGGACGCGGGCCTGGAGCGGTTCGTGTGGATCGCCGGCCTCGCCGAGCTGTACGCGCCCTCGTACTTCGCCACCGGCGCCACCGGGTTCACCTCCGGTCTCGTCAACGTCGCCCCCGCCGTCTCGCTCTCCATGCTGGAGGCGCTGCGGGCCGGCGACTACATCGCCGCGATGAAGGTCTGGGAGCGCATCCGCCGCTTCGAGGAGCTGCGCGCGGACCGGCAGTCCGCCAACAACGTCACCGTGGTCAAGGAGGCGCTCGCGGTCCTCGGCCTCTGCCGCCGCGACGTGCGAGCCCCCAGCCGGGTTCTGCCCGAGGCGCAGCGCGCCGAGGTCGCCGACGAGATCGCCGGGTGGTCGGTGTGA
- the araD gene encoding L-arabinonate dehydratase, with product MNARITPEELRSHQWYGTDGLRSFSHKARTRQLGYLPEEHLGKPVIAILNTWSDINPCHVHLRDRAQAVKRGVWQAGGFPLEFPVSTLSETFQKPTPMLYRNMLAMETEELLRSYPVDGAVLMGGCDKSTPALLMGAASVDLPTVFVPAGPMLPGHWRNEVLGSGTDMWKYWDDKRAGLIGDCEMAELENGLARSPGHCMTMGTASTLTAAAEALGVTVPGASSIPAVDSGHDRMAAQSGLRIVELVWQQRTLSQILTPEAYEDAVATVLALGGSTNAVIHLIAMAGRSGIKLSLDDFDRIARTVPVLANLRPGGRYLMEDFHFAGGLPGFLSRLTDVLHLDRPTVTHDTLREQLDGALVHNDDVIREREKPLADEGGVAVLRGNLCPDGAVIKHIAAEPHLLRHTGPAVVFDDYREMQRTINDPALAITPDHVLVLRNAGPKGGPGMPEYGMLPIPDYLLKQGVRDMVRISDARMSGTSYGACVLHVAPESFVGGPLALVRTGDPITLDVAARRLSLDIDDEELERRRAAWTPPPARYGRGYGALYQDQITQADTGCDFAFLAREGDVPDPYAG from the coding sequence GTGAACGCGCGCATCACGCCCGAGGAGCTCCGCAGCCACCAGTGGTACGGCACCGACGGGCTCCGCTCGTTCAGCCACAAGGCTCGTACCCGGCAGCTCGGTTACCTCCCCGAGGAGCACCTCGGCAAGCCGGTGATCGCGATCCTCAACACCTGGTCCGACATCAACCCCTGTCACGTCCACCTCCGCGACCGGGCGCAGGCCGTCAAGCGCGGGGTGTGGCAGGCGGGCGGCTTCCCGCTCGAATTCCCCGTCTCCACGCTGTCGGAGACGTTCCAGAAGCCGACACCGATGCTCTACCGCAACATGCTCGCCATGGAGACCGAGGAGCTGCTGCGCTCCTACCCGGTCGACGGGGCCGTGCTGATGGGCGGCTGCGACAAGTCGACGCCCGCGCTGCTGATGGGTGCCGCCTCCGTCGACCTGCCGACCGTCTTCGTACCGGCCGGACCGATGCTGCCGGGCCATTGGCGCAACGAGGTCCTCGGCTCCGGCACCGACATGTGGAAGTACTGGGACGACAAGCGGGCCGGACTCATCGGCGACTGCGAGATGGCCGAACTGGAGAACGGGCTCGCCCGCTCCCCGGGCCACTGCATGACGATGGGCACCGCCTCCACCCTGACCGCCGCCGCCGAGGCCCTCGGCGTCACCGTCCCGGGCGCCTCCTCGATCCCCGCCGTCGACTCCGGCCACGACCGGATGGCCGCACAGTCCGGCCTCCGTATCGTCGAACTGGTGTGGCAGCAACGAACGTTGTCGCAGATCCTCACCCCGGAGGCGTACGAGGACGCCGTCGCCACGGTCCTCGCGCTCGGCGGCTCCACCAACGCCGTCATCCACCTCATCGCGATGGCCGGCCGCTCCGGCATCAAGCTCTCCCTCGACGACTTCGACCGGATCGCCCGCACCGTCCCGGTGCTCGCCAACCTCCGCCCCGGCGGCAGGTACCTCATGGAGGACTTCCACTTCGCGGGCGGACTCCCCGGCTTCCTCTCCCGGCTCACCGACGTCCTCCACCTGGACCGGCCCACCGTCACCCACGACACCCTGCGCGAACAGCTCGACGGGGCCCTCGTGCACAACGACGACGTCATCCGGGAGCGCGAGAAGCCGCTCGCCGACGAGGGCGGGGTCGCCGTACTGCGCGGCAACCTCTGCCCCGACGGCGCGGTCATCAAGCACATCGCGGCCGAACCGCACCTGCTGCGCCACACCGGCCCCGCGGTGGTCTTCGACGACTACCGGGAGATGCAGCGCACCATCAACGACCCGGCCCTCGCCATCACCCCGGACCATGTGCTGGTGCTCCGCAACGCCGGGCCCAAGGGCGGCCCCGGAATGCCCGAGTACGGCATGCTGCCCATCCCGGACTACCTGCTGAAGCAGGGCGTCCGCGACATGGTGCGGATCTCCGACGCCCGTATGAGCGGCACGAGTTACGGGGCATGCGTGCTGCACGTCGCGCCCGAGTCCTTCGTCGGTGGCCCGCTCGCCCTGGTCCGCACCGGCGACCCGATCACCCTCGACGTGGCGGCCCGCCGCCTCAGTCTCGACATCGACGACGAGGAACTCGAGCGCCGCAGGGCCGCCTGGACCCCGCCGCCCGCCCGGTACGGCCGCGGCTACGGCGCGCTCTACCAGGACCAGATCACCCAGGCCGACACCGGCTGCGACTTCGCCTTCCTGGCCCGCGAGGGCGACGTACCCGATCCGTACGCCGGCTGA
- a CDS encoding NAD(P)-dependent oxidoreductase, which translates to MPAPRTILLTGAAGGLGTLMRELLPAYGYELRLFDLVPIEGEPDAITADLADREALREAVRGVDAIIHLAGISLESSFEKILRANIEGTYHLYEAAREEGVRRIVFASSNHAIGWTPAPAAGGPLIPVDTPRRPDTFYGLSKSFGEDLAQLYQDQHGIETVSVRIGSCFREPTSVRMLSVWMSPEDGARLFHAALTAPDVAHTVVYGSSANTRLWWDLSSARALGYEPADDSERFAEKLVAEFGELDPDDPAQTHVGGPFVTDPPIWPY; encoded by the coding sequence TTGCCCGCTCCCCGCACGATTCTGCTCACCGGAGCCGCCGGCGGTCTCGGCACGCTGATGCGCGAACTGCTCCCCGCGTACGGCTACGAGCTGCGCCTCTTCGACCTCGTACCGATCGAGGGGGAGCCGGACGCGATCACCGCCGACCTGGCCGACCGGGAGGCGCTGCGCGAGGCGGTTCGCGGCGTCGACGCGATCATCCATCTCGCGGGCATCTCGCTGGAATCCTCCTTCGAGAAGATCCTGCGCGCCAACATCGAGGGCACCTACCACCTCTACGAGGCGGCCCGCGAGGAGGGCGTGCGCCGGATCGTGTTCGCCTCCTCCAACCACGCGATCGGCTGGACCCCGGCCCCGGCCGCCGGAGGGCCGCTCATCCCGGTCGACACCCCCCGGCGCCCCGACACCTTCTACGGCCTCTCCAAGTCCTTCGGCGAGGACCTCGCCCAGCTCTACCAGGACCAGCACGGCATCGAGACCGTCTCGGTCCGCATCGGCTCCTGCTTCCGCGAACCGACGTCGGTGCGGATGCTCTCGGTCTGGATGAGCCCCGAGGACGGCGCCCGCCTCTTCCACGCGGCGCTCACCGCCCCGGACGTGGCCCACACGGTGGTCTACGGCTCCTCCGCCAACACCCGGCTGTGGTGGGACCTGTCGAGCGCCCGGGCGCTCGGCTACGAGCCGGCGGACGACTCGGAGCGGTTCGCCGAGAAGCTGGTCGCCGAATTCGGCGAGCTGGACCCGGACGACCCGGCCCAGACCCACGTCGGCGGCCCCTTCGTCACCGACCCGCCGATCTGGCCGTACTGA